A region from the Drosophila bipectinata strain 14024-0381.07 chromosome 3R, DbipHiC1v2, whole genome shotgun sequence genome encodes:
- the mAcon2 gene encoding probable aconitate hydratase, mitochondrial: protein MLRGTHRYIFLARSMMRSFHVSGCPRYGKVAMSKFDPDAFLPFEKMMKNLGVVKERLKRPLTLSEKILYAHLDDPAKQEIERGKSYLRLRPDRVALQDATAQMTLMQFISSGLKRVAVPSTAHCDHLIEAQISGVKDLERAKDINKEVFDFLATACAKYGLGFWKPGSGIIHQIVLENYAFPGLLLIGTDSHTPNGGGLGCLCIGVGGADAVDVMANIPWELKCPTVIGVNLTGKISGWTSPKDVILKMAEILTVKGGTGAIVEYYGPGVESISCTGMATITNMGAEIGATTSLFPFNDRMISYLCATGRGDIANLASKFKDDLLTADKGCKYDRDIEIDLNKLEPLVNGPFTPDLAHPISKLGENSKKNGYPMDIKVGLIGSCTNSSYEDMGRCASIANDAIAHGLKACIPFNVTPGSEQVRATIARDGIIEVLSNFGGTVLANACGPCIGQWDRKDVKKGEKNTIVTSYNRNFTGRNDANPATHCFVTSPEMVTALSIAGRLDFNPLTDELIGKDGKSFKLKEPKGEELPEKGFDPGEDTYQAPPKNGDDIKVNVDPKSDRLQILEPFEKWDGKDYIDILVLIKIKGKCTTDHISAAGPWLKYRGHLDNISNNMFIGATNAENNEMNKVKNQKTGSFDAVPAVARDYKANKIKWCAVGEDNYGEGSSREHAALEPRHLGGVAIIVKSFARIHETNLKKQGLLALTFANPGDYDKIQPTSKISLLNLKDLAPGKPVECEIKNNGGSDKIQLNHTLNDQQIQWFKAGSALNLMKELAAGKGGGEKKK, encoded by the coding sequence ATGTTGCGTGGAACGCATAGATACATATTCCTGGCGAGGTCCATGATGCGTAGCTTCCACGTGTCAGGATGTCCGCGATACGGCAAAGTGGCCATGTCAAAGTTTGACCCTGACGCTTTCCTGCCGTTTGAGAAAATGATGAAGAACCTTGGAGTCGTTAAAGAACGCCTCAAGCGACCACTAACGCTGTCGGAAAAGATACTGTATGCGCACCTGGATGATCCAGCCAAACAGGAGATAGAAAGGGGAAAATCGTATTTGCGACTCCGTCCCGATCGTGTGGCCCTACAGGACGCCACTGCCCAGATGACTTTGATGCAGTTTATTTCCTCCGGTTTAAAGAGAGTGGCCGTTCCCTCGACTGCGCACTGCGACCATTTGATCGAAGCCCAAATATCGGGAGTCAAGGATTTGGAAAGAGCCAAGGATATTAATAAGGAAGTGTTTGACTTTCTGGCAACCGCTTGTGCCAAGTATGGGCTTGGTTTCTGGAAGCCCGGCAGCGGAATCATCCATCAGATTGTTCTCGAGAACTACGCTTTTCCGGGTCTTCTGTTAATCGGCACCGATTCCCATACACCCAATGGTGGCGGCTTAGGATGTCTGTGCATCGGAGTGGGAGGTGCTGATGCCGTGGATGTGATGGCCAACATTCCTTGGGAGCTCAAGTGTCCTACCGTGATCGGTGTGAATCTGACTGGTAAAATAAGCGGGTGGACGTCACCAAAGGATGTGATTCTCAAGATGGCCGAGATTCTCACTGTAAAGGGTGGAACGGGAGCTATTGTAGAGTACTACGGCCCTGGTGTCGAGTCCATTTCCTGCACCGGCATGGCCACTATTACCAACATGGGCGCCGAGATTGGAGCCACTACCTCTTTGTTTCCATTCAATGATAGAATGATCTCGTATTTGTGTGCCACCGGTCGCGGTGATATCGCCAATTTGGCCTCAAAATTCAAGGACGATCTTTTGACGGCGGACAAGGGTTGCAAGTATGACAGGGATATAGAAATCGATCTGAACAAATTGGAACCCCTCGTAAATGGGCCGTTTACTCCTGATTTGGCTCATCCTATCAGCAAGCTTGGTGAGAACTCCAAAAAGAATGGCTATCCCATGGATATTAAAGTGGGGTTAATTGGCTCCTGCACGAACTCCTCATACGAGGATATGGGTCGGTGTGCCAGCATTGCCAACGATGCCATAGCTCATGGCCTGAAAGCGTGCATACCCTTTAACGTTACCCCAGGATCGGAGCAAGTCCGAGCCACGATTGCAAGAGACGGAATCATAGAGGTACTTTCAAATTTTGGAGGCACTGTGTTGGCCAATGCCTGTGGTCCGTGCATTGGCCAGTGGGACCGAAAGGATGTGAAAAAGGGTGAAAAGAATACAATTGTCACATCCTACAATCGTAATTTTACTGGACGGAATGATGCCAATCCCGCTACTCACTGTTTTGTGACCAGTCCGGAAATGGTGACAGCGCTGTCTATAGCCGGACGTCTGGACTTCAATCCATTAACAGACGAACTGATTGGAAAAGATGGAAAGAGCTTCAAACTTAAGGAGCCAAAGGGCGAGGAACTTCCCGAAAAAGGTTTCGATCCAGGAGAGGACACATATCAAGCGCCGCCGAAAAACGGCGATGACATTAAGGTAAATGTGGACCCGAAGTCAGATCGGCTCCAGATCTTGGAACCTTTCGAAAAATGGGATGGCAAGGACTATATCGACATACTGGTGTTGATAAAAATCAAGGGAAAGTGCACCACTGATCACATAAGTGCTGCCGGGCCGTGGCTTAAATATAGAGGTCACTTGGATAATATTTCGAATAACATGTTCATCGGAGCCACCAATGCCGAGAACAACGAAATGAACAAGGTCAAAAATCAGAAGACGGGAAGCTTTGATGCTGTCCCGGCGGTGGCTCGTGACTACAAGGCCAACAAGATCAAGTGGTGCGCTGTGGGAGAGGATAACTACGGGGAAGGCTCTTCCCGGGAACATGCTGCGCTTGAGCCTCGTCACTTGGGCGGAGTGGCCATCATTGTCAAATCATTCGCCCGAATCCACGAAACTAATCTGAAAAAACAAGGCTTGCTAGCCTTAACTTTTGCCAATCCAGGAGACTATGACAAAATTCAACCAACCAGCAAAATTTCATTGCTAAACCTTAAGGACTTGGCTCCTGGCAAGCCGGTAGAATGCGAGATCAAGAACAATGGTGGATCCGATAAAATCCAATTGAACCACACCCTCAATGACCAGCAAATCCAATGGTTCAAGGCTGGCAGTGCTCTGAATCTAATGAAGGAGCTGGCCGCCGGGAAGGGTGGCGGTGAAAAGAAGAAGTAA